In the genome of Hyphomicrobium sp. ghe19, the window GTGTCGTACCGGGTTCCAACATCGTATATCCGAAGCCCGACGGGTTCGGGATCGAAGGCGGCATCGTTACCCAATTGGATGGGGCGCAGATCAGCCGGGCACGCCTCCGGGCTACCAAAGCTACTCCGGGCATCCTGACATCACCGACCCGGACTATTCGCATCGTCGCAAGAGGCCTCTGCACGCCGGCAAATATCAATCCGACAGCTGGCCTCTCGTTCTCGGGCGTCCCTTCCGTGACCACTACGCTCGGGTGGACCGGCGTCAACACATCGAACCCGAATGGCACGACCGGTACTGCCGCCATCACTTCCGACGGCGCCACTTGTGTCAATCGGGCCATCGCCGGTAATGGCCTGTCGACGGGTCAATATGTTGCTCCGGTGTTCGAATTCATCTTCCCGGAAAATGTCGGCAGAGGCGATCCTATCGTCTCCAACAATTTCTGGGATCTGAACTTCCTTTCCGGAGATGCGACCGCGCCAGGCCCGCTCGTTCCTCAGCCGTGGTGAGGAACGGAGACTGAACAACTGGGGACGCGCGAGTGCTGCTGCACTTGGGCGTCCGCTCCTTGAATGAAAGAGTTCTCCGTGATTTCCGGGGCGGAATGCAAAGCCGTGGAGGAGGTTCCATGCTCTTACCGTTTGCAACCGCTCTCGTTCAAAGCCGCTGCCTGGCCGCTCTCGGCTTCGCCTTATTGGGTGCGGGCGCAGCATCAGCAGCGAACGTCTCACTCGAAGTGGCTGACGGCGATGCGCATGTCGTGGTCGAAGCACAGGATGCGACCGTTCAGGACGTGTTGCAGAAACTATCCGAGGGCCACGGCTTCAAAGTTGAACGCGCGGATCAAGCGCGAGACGACGCCAAAATAAGCGGTCGCTTTGAGGGGCCGTTCTCTCACGTTCTCGAGCGTGTCCTCGAGAAGGAAAATCATTTCGTAGAGCACGGCTCGAACGAACCCGGCGCCATTACCCGCGTCGTGCTCTATGGCGCGCAGCCGGCTATCACACCACAAGCCGACGCGCCGTCTTCATCCGCGGCGGTCGCTTCGCCCCCGCGCCCGAAGCTCGTCGAGATTAAGGCGCCTCGAATAACGCAGGCCACACCTTCTCAGCGTGCAACGAAGCCTGCGTCTCTTCGGCGTTTAGTCCTCAACCGGCAAAAGCGACCATTCCAGAAAATTGCGAATTCAACCGCGCAGGCTGCGAAATAGACGACGCGCCAAGATCAATTGCCCGCCGTCAAAACGGAATTCACGCACGAATCGAGTTCATCGCTTCCGACGCTGCCGCTTCCCTCGATGAGCTGATCGCCTTTGCGCCACTCCTTCAACAGGAAGCCGCCGCGCACGCGCGGTTCGAGAAGAATTGCTGCTTCTCGCGTAAAGCCGACCTTCGCATTGTTGCCTGAACGAACGGACACACGGATGCGGAGTGATCTTCTATCCGGCCGGCTGGAAATCTGAGCGGGAAGAGACAAAGCCAGCACTTCCGGACTCGCGACGGTGATGTCTGGCGCGGAACGACCGGAGTGCGTCGTGACAAGCGAACGGGTGCGCGCCAACAATTCCGGTGTCATACCGAAAACCTGATCGAGTTCGCCCACGGTCATGAATGGTGCGTTTTGTGGCCGATAGGCCAGCCGCGCGGCTTGATACTCCGCGGCTTCCGCCCCGCCGGGCGACGTTTCGTCGTCGGCATCACGGAAGTCGATGACCGCGGCGGCAAGGCTTTTTGGATTGTCGGCTCCGGCGTGAGAGAAGAGCGCTTCAAGCACGTCGTTCGATGCCGAATTTATATCGATCAAGCCGGCTGCGGCGTTGACGGAAATGGTGGCGACCTTGTTGGCGACCGCGCAGCTGACCGGAGCGCCGTTCAGACGGAACGATCCGATGCGGTCGATATCGCCCGTCTTCCGCACGAGGTAGCGAATTGTAAGACGGGCGATGCCGTCGCTCAGCTCTTCGACCTCAGCCCCTCGCAGCAGATTGGCGTTCTGCTTAATGTCGGTTGCAACGGTCCGCGTGAGCACGATGCTGACGAGCGCCAAGAGCGCCAGCGTAAAGAGGACGGGCAGAAGTATGAACCCGCCATCCCTCCGGCCGTCAGTACCCGGGCGCACGAGTGTTGCGGCCATTCCCATTTACGATGTTCGATCCTGCTCCCGTAGAACATAGCATAACAAAAACGGGCCAATCCGGCAAAGCATCCGCTATTCTCGATGAATACTCCTATGGTAGATTAAGGGCGCTCCGGAAACGCGAGATTCGAGTCCGTAATGCTAAGCTGGCCAATACGCCGCCCAGAGAGCGAAACGCGTGCGCCGGATGCCGGCTTTACGCTTCTGGAGATGCTCGTCGTTCTCGTGATCGCTGGACTGACGATCTCTGTTGCATGGGCGACGGCCCGCTCCAAAGAACCCGATCTTCGGATGCTGTCCACTCAGCTCGCGACGGAATTAAACTTCGCTCGCGTCTCGGCGATCACCGAAAACCGCTCTGTTGCTATGATCGTCGACCAAAGCAGCAGAAGCCTGCGATCGACCTCGTCGCGGTCGGGGCTGCATCTGCCTGATGCGGTTCGCATGACATTCTCTCCATTGGAAGGTATCGGCCGCGTAAGCGTCGGTGGCGGCCTCGTATTCTTTGCTGACGGTAGTTCTTCGGGAGGCGCCTTCAAGTTATCCGGTAGCTCGCGCGCTGTCGTTGTTTGCATCGATTGGCTGTCGGGTGCGGTGACGCAAGAGGAAGTTCGCCGATGAACCGCGCTGACGGCAAAGACGCGGGCTTTGGACTTTTAGAAGCCCTCGTCGCTCTCGTGATCGTGGCGCTGGCGCTTTCGACGTTTTGGGCAACCATGGGCGGCGCGTACAGAGCGTCTCAGCGCGCGAAGAGCTACGCCGGCTCGATCATCGCCGCGCGGTCGCAGCTCGATGGTATGGGCATCGACGATCCCCTGCAAAGCGGGACCTTTACCGGCACATATCCGAATAGAGCTCACTGGCGAATGACCGTCACACCGCTCGACAAGCAGGGGCCGGAAGGCGCTCAGCCACCGAATTCGCCCGCCTATTGGATATCGCTCGAGGTTCTAGATCGGCAGGGGAAAGACCTGTTTGTATTGGAAACCGCCAAAGTCGCCGGCGGCTTGCCATGACCCATCCGACCGACGTTCGCTCGGGAGAAGCCGGCTTCACATTGATCGAGATGCTGGTGTCGCTCGCCATTCTTGCGCTTATTTCGGTGACCCTCGTCCAGATGATCTACGGGGCGCGTCGCGTATTGAGCTTCGTCGACCGGGCGAATGCCGTCGCCCCGATCATGAGCGCTCAGAATTATCTGCACGATGCCTTGGTGGATTTGCAGCCAATCGATACTGCGGCGGTGGGCAATCGAACGGTTCCCGGCGTGCAGGGGGATTCAAATCGCATCGCCTTCACAACTTCGTATGCGCCGCGCGGCGCCTATCAGGGACTTTATAGGGTTAGTATCGGCCCCTCGCCGAATGGGCGGGGCAGCTTCGATCTCGTTGCCGAGCAGGAGCTCTTTCGACCGAATGCGGGTGAGGCCGCGCCTGCTCCGCGTCTGAGATCGAAGCTCGTCGAAAATATAGCGAGCGTAAACTTTTCGTACTTCGCGAAACGCGATGGCGAAGGCGAAAGTCATTGGCAATCGGATTGGACATCTGGCCTCCCCGACATGATATCGGTTGACGTTGCCTTCCCCAAGAACGACGTCCGAAGGTGGGAACGGTTGACCGTCGCCGTTGCAGCGGCCGCAACGTATGGCGTCAGGTGCCCCAATCGCGTCAATTGCGACTGACGCTTACTATCTAAGGCTATTGTCGCGGGCCGCCGATCTTCATTGGATATCCGGCGTCGCGCGGCGGCTCGTAGAAGGGGCCCTGCGGGTATGCCGAGCGCTCGCGCTCCGTGCAATAGCGCTGTCCATTGACCTCGGTGTAGCAGTAGCGGCCACAATACTCCCTCTGTCGCATCCAATAGCATCCGCGATGTTCCGGGCCCGCCGGATTGGGATAGTTCGGGACCGGATGGATTCGGCCTGCCTCGGCCGTCTCAATGCCAATCATGAGATTGGCTGCCGTGAATGCCAGCAATGTCACGGCCGGGATCTGGATTATTCGCATTCGAGTCCTGCGCCTGCGTTCGTCCATCAAGTTCCGCGAACGGTTTCTTTCGGAGTAAGGAAGCGGTCATTCGCGATGAGGGATATTCATTAGACATATTATTTCGGCGGAGTTTATCCGAGTTCGCTTCATCTCACAGGTACCGGCGCGCAACATCTTGCTCAGTATCAACCGCGTCAGCAACGTGGAAGCCCTGTTGTGGAGGGCCATTGGCGTTGCTGGCTCGTTCTGCGCGCGCGATTCCATATTTTGAAGACGGGCATGGCGCCCTTTCCGGTTGGAATTTCGAATCCGGCTTCGCGAACGAACGTTGCTCCCCCGTCCATGCGGGCCGCGACGGTTACTTCAAAAAAGTGGCGGCCCGAGGCGACGATAAATTCCG includes:
- a CDS encoding GspH/FimT family pseudopilin, which encodes MLSWPIRRPESETRAPDAGFTLLEMLVVLVIAGLTISVAWATARSKEPDLRMLSTQLATELNFARVSAITENRSVAMIVDQSSRSLRSTSSRSGLHLPDAVRMTFSPLEGIGRVSVGGGLVFFADGSSSGGAFKLSGSSRAVVVCIDWLSGAVTQEEVRR
- a CDS encoding prepilin-type N-terminal cleavage/methylation domain-containing protein, which encodes MNRADGKDAGFGLLEALVALVIVALALSTFWATMGGAYRASQRAKSYAGSIIAARSQLDGMGIDDPLQSGTFTGTYPNRAHWRMTVTPLDKQGPEGAQPPNSPAYWISLEVLDRQGKDLFVLETAKVAGGLP
- a CDS encoding general secretion pathway protein GspK, producing the protein MGMAATLVRPGTDGRRDGGFILLPVLFTLALLALVSIVLTRTVATDIKQNANLLRGAEVEELSDGIARLTIRYLVRKTGDIDRIGSFRLNGAPVSCAVANKVATISVNAAAGLIDINSASNDVLEALFSHAGADNPKSLAAAVIDFRDADDETSPGGAEAAEYQAARLAYRPQNAPFMTVGELDQVFGMTPELLARTRSLVTTHSGRSAPDITVASPEVLALSLPAQISSRPDRRSLRIRVSVRSGNNAKVGFTREAAILLEPRVRGGFLLKEWRKGDQLIEGSGSVGSDELDSCVNSVLTAGN
- a CDS encoding type II secretion system protein J, with product MTHPTDVRSGEAGFTLIEMLVSLAILALISVTLVQMIYGARRVLSFVDRANAVAPIMSAQNYLHDALVDLQPIDTAAVGNRTVPGVQGDSNRIAFTTSYAPRGAYQGLYRVSIGPSPNGRGSFDLVAEQELFRPNAGEAAPAPRLRSKLVENIASVNFSYFAKRDGEGESHWQSDWTSGLPDMISVDVAFPKNDVRRWERLTVAVAAAATYGVRCPNRVNCD